The segment TTCCCTTCGCTGAGGACGGCACGGTGCATTACTCTCAGGTAGGTGATTATTTGAAGAAGGTAACGGAGATATTCCAATCGGAAGGAGTCGCCGGCACGGCGTACGGTCATGCGGGCAACGGGAATCTTCATATCCGTCCGATGCTCGATTTAAGAGACAAGGCTGACGTTGATAAGATGACGGTCATAGCGGAGCGTTGTCATGAAGTGGTGAGGGAGATGAACGGAACGATGACCGGTGAGCATGCCGACGGACTCGCCCGCACGCCGTATATGAGAGATTTCTTCCCTGAATTGTATCCTCTCTTCGAGAAGATAAAGAGTCTCTTCGACCCCGATAACATCATGAATCCGGGTAAGATAGTTTCCGACTCCCCGCAGAGTGTTTCTGAAAACCTAAGGTACGGCGCGGGATACACGGTGACCGAAACAGGCACGTTTCTCAATGAGGAGAGATGGAACTCGACCGCGGAGCTCTGCCACGGATGCGGAACCTGTATTCAATACTGCCCGGTTTCGGTGGCAACTAATGATGAATCGTCCACCGCCCGGGCGAAGGCGAACCTGTTTCGGGGTGTGCTTTCAGGGAAGTTATCCGCTGAGTCGCTGTTAACCCCTGAATTCAATTCGGTAATTGACGAGTGCGTAAATTGTAAGCTGTGCCTTGTGGAGTGCCCGACCGAAGTAAACATACCCGGTCTGGCGCAGGAGGCGCGGGCGTATTACGTCTCCCAGAAAGGGTCGACGCTGGGGGGACGGATGCTCGGGGCGACGAAACAGCTGTCGGAACTCTCAGCCTATTTGAGTCCGCTCTCGAATATCTTTCTTAATTCAAGAATATTCAGAAAACCTCTGACGAAGCTGGCGGGGATCCATCCGGAACGAAAGATTCAAAAATTCAGACGCGGCTCTATTCAGAGTAATACGTTTCCTTATATACTAAAAGGCGAAAGAGATGAAGTAGTGTATTTCGCAGGATGTCACGCGCATTATTCAGACCCCAGGGGAGAGCTCAAGTCGACCGTAAGGCTGCTGGAAAAGCTCGGGGTGAAAGCCAGGATGCCCGATTGGCGCTGCTGCGGAGCCGCACGTTTGTCGCTCGGTCTTAGAGAAGCGGCAGTGGAGGATGCAAAACAAAACGTGGAATTGTTACTCCCTTATGTCAGAAGAGGGATGAAGATTATCACATCTTCCGGTTCGTGCGGGTTCGCCATGAAATTCGAGCTGCCCGAACTGGTAAGGAGCAAAGAAGCCGAGGAAGTCGCTTCGGCGGTTGTGGATTTATACGAGTACCTCGGGGAGCTCGACGCTTTGGACGCTTTTGACGGTGAATGGAGTCCCATCAATAAAAAAGTCGTGTATCATCAACCGTGTCAGCACAGGGCGCAGAATACCGGTTATGATATCTCACAGCTCCTCGGAAAAATCCCGGAGATGGAATTGATTCAGGTTGAAAAAGCCTGCTGCGGTATTGCGGGTACGTTCGGATATAAGGTCGAAAACTTCGATCTCTCGATGAAAATGGGCGAGCCTTTGTTCAGAGAGATACGGAAGAGTTCGGCTGATTATGTGTTAACGGGCACCGGCACCTGTCAGCTGCAAATCTCGCAGGGCACCGACCTGCCCTCGATTCATCCCGTGACAATACTGAACAGGTCTTTTTCTCCAAAGTTGAAAACATAGGGACTAAATCCGGTTGCTGTCATTCTGAGGAGTCCGGCTGAGCCGGGCGACGAAGAATCTCAAAGTTTTGAATTCCGAGATTCTTCGCTTCGCTCAGAATGACACTCTAAGTGCGGTCATCCTACAGCTGCGGGATAACCCACGACAATATGTTTCCTATCGAAACCCAACCCTCAACCCCCCTTTGCACTTGACTTTATTATGATACGGGGATATATTCCGTGTTCCGATTAGACGGAAAAAGTAGATGATAGGGAATAATGCAACCTCATAACCTCACACCG is part of the Candidatus Neomarinimicrobiota bacterium genome and harbors:
- a CDS encoding anaerobic glycerol-3-phosphate dehydrogenase subunit C — encoded protein: PFAEDGTVHYSQVGDYLKKVTEIFQSEGVAGTAYGHAGNGNLHIRPMLDLRDKADVDKMTVIAERCHEVVREMNGTMTGEHADGLARTPYMRDFFPELYPLFEKIKSLFDPDNIMNPGKIVSDSPQSVSENLRYGAGYTVTETGTFLNEERWNSTAELCHGCGTCIQYCPVSVATNDESSTARAKANLFRGVLSGKLSAESLLTPEFNSVIDECVNCKLCLVECPTEVNIPGLAQEARAYYVSQKGSTLGGRMLGATKQLSELSAYLSPLSNIFLNSRIFRKPLTKLAGIHPERKIQKFRRGSIQSNTFPYILKGERDEVVYFAGCHAHYSDPRGELKSTVRLLEKLGVKARMPDWRCCGAARLSLGLREAAVEDAKQNVELLLPYVRRGMKIITSSGSCGFAMKFELPELVRSKEAEEVASAVVDLYEYLGELDALDAFDGEWSPINKKVVYHQPCQHRAQNTGYDISQLLGKIPEMELIQVEKACCGIAGTFGYKVENFDLSMKMGEPLFREIRKSSADYVLTGTGTCQLQISQGTDLPSIHPVTILNRSFSPKLKT